The following coding sequences lie in one Amycolatopsis cihanbeyliensis genomic window:
- a CDS encoding ArsR/SmtB family transcription factor, whose translation MLELAFSAEDLARMRFAISPVWEVVASVRVLGAPGAHALHLPWIKRVRARLARDGPDLTPLTELVGHTGHLPGFLAATPESPLPELAQELAVLRRVEPATVRAGLDELPATGTAEVRRMYRDPAGGLDRLADRIAAYWEVAIGPDWPRIRALCEGDVLYRSRLLADGGAERLFHDLAPAVRWSEGRLSVRHRHLADTRALDGRGLVLVPSVFSWPRVFSKVDPRWQPVLRYPPRGIATLWERGGTETAGALAAVLGRGRATLLTELAAPSSTTELARRTGLSAGGVSQHLGALRAAGLVSAQRTGRVVLYARTLAADGLLRAAGEVDC comes from the coding sequence GTGCTCGAGTTGGCGTTCTCCGCGGAGGACCTCGCCCGGATGCGTTTCGCGATCTCACCGGTATGGGAGGTCGTGGCCAGCGTCCGGGTGCTCGGCGCACCCGGTGCGCATGCCCTGCACCTGCCGTGGATCAAGCGGGTAAGGGCCCGGCTTGCCAGGGACGGCCCCGACCTCACCCCGCTGACCGAGCTCGTCGGGCACACCGGACACCTGCCCGGTTTCCTGGCGGCCACACCGGAGTCACCGTTGCCCGAGCTGGCGCAGGAGCTGGCCGTGCTGCGCCGGGTCGAGCCCGCCACGGTGCGTGCCGGGTTGGACGAGCTTCCGGCGACAGGAACCGCCGAGGTGCGGCGGATGTACCGGGACCCCGCGGGTGGCCTCGACCGGCTCGCCGACCGGATCGCGGCTTACTGGGAGGTGGCGATCGGGCCGGACTGGCCGCGGATTCGCGCGCTCTGCGAGGGCGATGTGCTGTACCGCTCGCGGCTGCTCGCCGACGGCGGGGCGGAGCGGCTCTTCCACGATCTCGCCCCGGCCGTGCGCTGGAGCGAGGGCAGGTTGAGCGTGCGGCACCGGCACCTTGCCGACACCCGCGCACTGGACGGGCGTGGCCTGGTGCTGGTGCCCTCGGTGTTCTCCTGGCCGCGGGTGTTCTCCAAGGTCGACCCCCGTTGGCAGCCGGTGTTGCGTTACCCGCCGCGGGGGATCGCCACCCTGTGGGAACGGGGCGGCACCGAGACGGCCGGGGCGCTGGCCGCGGTGCTCGGCCGCGGGCGGGCCACCCTGCTCACCGAGTTGGCGGCTCCGTCGTCGACCACCGAACTGGCCCGCCGCACCGGCCTTTCCGCGGGCGGGGTGTCCCAGCACCTGGGGGCGCTGCGGGCCGCGGGCCTGGTCAGCGCCCAGCGCACCGGTCGGGTCGTGTTGTACGCGCGCACCCTCGCGGCGGACGGCCTGCTCCGCGCGGCCGGCGAAGTGGACTGCTGA